From the Helicoverpa armigera isolate CAAS_96S chromosome 16, ASM3070526v1, whole genome shotgun sequence genome, one window contains:
- the LOC110372197 gene encoding uncharacterized protein LOC110372197 produces the protein MGLGYWTSEHLIYDGATGKLLTDRTWNYKIPGIKDIPSDMRIYFRRNAKNELGVLQSKATGEPSTCLATVFLHAAREAVRAARLQAGYEDTWFDIDIPCTTESIFNAVGHKLEHFTLK, from the exons ATGGGATTAGGCTACTGGACATCAGAACATCTCATTTACGACGGAGCCACTGGCAAGCTTCTAACTGATAGAACATGGAATTACAAGATCCCGGGAATTAAAGACATTCCTTCTGATATGAGGATTTATTTCCGTCGCAATGCTAAGAATGAACTGGGTGTTTTGCAGTCCAaag CAACCGGTGAGCCATCGACATGCCTAGCAACCGTATTCCTTCACGCCGCTCGCGAAGCCGTCCGTGCCGCTCGCTTGCAAGCCGGCTACGAAGACACATGGTTCGATATAG aCATTCCTTGCACAACGGAAAGTATCTTCAATGCTGTTGGACATAAACTAGAGCATTTCACATTGAAATAA